The DNA window ACGCGGTTGAAGAGGTCTGCCATGATCCAGTGATCGTGCCGGGCGAGTCCCTGCGGTGGAATGACCTGGTCTTTCCATTGAGCCCAGCGGCCGCTGTTCGTGAACGACCCGTCCTTCTCGATCCAGTGGGTCGCCGGGACCATGAAGACTTCGGTCTGGATGTGGCTCGATTCCAGTCCGGGCGCGTGCCAGAACTCCGAGCTCGTCGTCGGCAGCGCGTCCATCACCACCAGCCACTTGAGCTTGGACAGCGCTTCCAGCACCTGGTTGGAGTCGGGCCCGATGCTCGTCGCGGTCATCCCGCTGAGAATGACGCCCTCCATCTTGCCCCGCAGCGCCTGATCGTAGATGGAGATCCACGACGAGTTCCCCGCGGGCTTCGGGATGTAGTCGAACGCGAACTCGTTGTCCTTGGTCGCGGCGTCGCCGTACCACCCTTTGAGCAGGCTGATCATGAACTTCTTGTAGTTTGTCCCGAAGTAGTTCCAGGAGTTGGGGTCCGATTTCTTCGGCGCCTTCTCCTTCACGTAGTCCGCCAGGTTCTTCTCGCCCGGTGAGGGAATCGCGAGGTAGCCCGGCAGGATGTCCCACGAGATCGCGTGGTCGGTGTTGCCCTGGATGTTCGCGTGGCCGCGCTCCGCGTTCATGCCGCCGCCCGGCCGGCCGATGTTGCCGAGGAGCAGCTGCAGCACCGCGCCGGAGCGGATCAACTGCACGCCGGTGGTGTGATGGGTGAGGCCGACCGCGTAGACGATCGTCATCACCTTGTCGGGACGGCCCATCTCCCCGACGACCGCGGCGACCTTCAGGAATTCGTCCTTCGGAATGCCCGTGATCGACGAGACCATCTCCGGCGTGTAGCGAGCGTAGTGCGTCTTGAGCAATTGAAAGACCGAGCGCGGATGCGCAAGCGTCATGTCTCGCTTGGCGAATCCCTGCGCGTCGGTCTCGTACGCCCACGTGGCGGTGTCGTAGGTGCGCTTATCCGGGTCGTAGCCGGAGAAGAGGCCGTCCGTGAAACCGTAGCCTTCCTTGACGAGCCACGACGCGTTCGTGTAGTGCGCCACGTACTCGGCGTGGTGGAGGTTGTGCTGCAGCGCGTAGTTGATCAGCCCGCCGAAGTACGCGACGTCGGTGCCGGTCCGGATGCGGAGGTAGGTGTCCGCCACCGCCGAGGTCCGGGTGAACCTCGGATCGGCGTGGATGATCTTGGCTCCGCCGCCCTTGCCCGGACCGCGCTTCGGATCGAGCTTGGCGCGCATGAACCACTGGAAGCCCACGGGGTGGGCCTCCGCGGGGTTCGCGCCGTTGATCAGAATCAGGTCGGCGTTCTTGATGTCCCTCCAATGGTTTGTCATTGCTCCTCTTCCGAACGTGGCGGCCAGACTGACCACCGTAGGCCCGTGTCAGACACGGGCCTGCTGTTCCAAGTACACCGCCCCGAGCCCGCGCATCAGCTTGGTCGCGAAGTACCCCTCCTCGCTGCTGAACGCGGCCCCGCCGGCGAAGGCGATCCCATCGCAGCGGTTGACGGTGTTGCCCTTCGCGTCCTGTGTGACGAACGTCCGGTCGCGGGAATCCTTCATGAGCCGCGCGATCCGGTCGAGCATGAAGTCCCACCCGACCGGCTCCCAAGCCTTCGCGCCCGGCGGGCGGTGCAGCGGTTGCTCGACCCGCCGGCTGGAGGTCGCCAGCGACATCGCGGTGGCGCCCTTCGGGCAGAGCCGGCCTTCGGTGATCGGGCTGTCGGGGTCGCCCTCGATTTGGAGGATCTCGACGCTGCCGTCGGCATGCTTGCGGGTAAAGGCGATGAGCGAGCAGCCGACCGCGCAGTAGGGACAGACCGAATGCGACTCCGTCGCCCCGGCGATGTGGAGCTGTTGTTGGACCTGCGTGGCCTCGGCGAGATCAAATCCCAGCGCCGAGACCGCCGCCGTGCCCGCGCCGGCGGCCGTCAACTTGAAGAACCCACGACGGGTGACCGTGCTCATCGCGCGCCCCCTTATGGGATTAACTCTGATGCAACTCGCGGTAAGGCTCGTCGGGATGACTGAGAGCGGGGATCAACGGCCTGGAGACCGGTTCCGTACGAGTCGCCGTAGGAACGCTCCCTTCGAAGCCGCTGCTGATAATGCATCCTTAACACGCTTTTTTTCCCTATTGCGGCATATCCTCCTTCGAATTGCGGCGTATCCCCCCGCCGAGATACCGTCCCCCCGCGCGAGGCGCGGGGCAGGCCCGCGCGAGGCGCGGGGAGGAGGCGCCGGCCGTACCACAGTGGAAAAGACCGGCCGTGGCGGCTCACGGCGCGCCGGGCGCCGACCTGCAAGAAGTCCTCGAACGCCTCCTGGCGGTGGCCCGGCCGCTTCCGGCCGAGACTGTGTCGGTCTGGGAGGCGGCGGGCCGGATCGTTGCGACTCGCCTGCGCGCGCCCGTTGCCGTGCCCCGTATCTCCCGCGCCGCGATGGACGGCGTCGTGTGCCACGATGGCGACGTCCGCGGGGCCGCCGAGGGCCGGCCCGTGACGTTGAAAATCACCGGGACATCGGTCATGGGCGAGCCCCCGGGCCCCGGGCCCGCGCGGGGCGAAGCATGGACCATTACTACCGGCGCGCCCATCCCGCGTCGCGGGGACCGCGTGCTCCCGCTCGAGGCCGTCCGCACCGACGGTGCCGCGATCTACGTCGAACGGAGCGTGCCGCGCAAGCGCCATGTCGCCGGCCCCGGCGAGGACATTCAACCCGGCGACGTGCTGGCCTCGCCGGGTGAGCCGATCCCGCCCGCGGCCGCCGGGGCCATGGCGGCATCCGGGGTCGGCGCGGTCTCCGTGCATCGCCGGCCGCACGTCGCGCTCGTCGCGACCGGCAACGAACTGGTGGAGCTCACCGCCGGGGATCCTCCGCCGCCGCCCGGCTGCATTGTCAACAGCAATGCGGTCATGCTCGCCGGCGAACTCGCCGCCGCGGGCTGCGCCGTGGACTACCGGGGCATTCTGCCCGACCGGCCGCGCGAGCTGGCGCGCGCCTTCGCCGCGATGCGGAACCGTTACGACGTCGTGCTGTCCACCGGCGGCGTGTCGGTGGGCCGGCACGATCTCGTGCATCGGACCTGGCTCGACCTGGGCGCCCGGCGGTACGCCGGCCGCGTCGAGTTGAAGCCGGGCGGTCCGTTCTTCGCCGCGCGGGCGGGACGCACGTGGGCGATCGGCCTCTCGGGCACGCCGGTCGCGTGCCTGGCCGCGTTCCACCTGCTCGTCCGGCCGGTGCTGCGGCGGCTGGCCGGCGCGCGCTTCGCCGTCCGGCCGGTTGAGCTGCTGGCCCTCGACGGCGGATGGCCGCTGGCGACCGACCGGTTCCGCGCGGTATGGGGACGCCTCGACGCGGAGCGCGGCGGGCGGACGGTCCACGCGTTGACGAATTCCTCCCTCGGCCGTCTCACGCTGCTGACCGCGGCCGACGCGCTCGTGCTGTTGCCCGCGGGAACGCCGCCGCTTGCCCCCGGATCGCCCGTCGCAGTTCTCCGCCTGGACCGCCCGGAGGACCGCGAATCCCTGCGCCTTCCCGCCTCGACGCCGGGCCCGCTCGTCATCGGCGTGCTGGGCGCGTCCGGCAGCGGCAAGACGGCGGTCGTCGCCGGGCTCATTACACGTTTCACGGCACGCGGCCTTCGGGTGAACGCGGTGAAGCACGCCGCGCACGGCTTCCAGATCGACCGCCCGCAGAGCGACAGCGCGCGCATGCTGGACGCGGGCGCGGCGCGCGTCGTGCTGGCCGGCCCATCCGAAACCACGGTGCGGATCGCGGGCGAGATGGCGTTGTCATCGTTGCTCCGAGGCCCGGCCCGTGGCGGCGGACCCGCCGCGCCGGACCTCGTCCTTGTTGAAGGCTTCGGGGCGGCGGGCCATCCCGTGATCCAGGTGGGATCGCCCAAGCCGGACGCGGATTCCGGCGAGCCGTGGATGACGATTCCCGCCGTCACCGCGTTGTCCGATGCCGCACTCGAAACGACGCTTGATCGCATCGCCGCCAGGATCGTGACGCTGCTCCCTCGGGTGCCCGCGCGCGGCTGACCGGCCGGTGTTGACTCCGGCAGTATAATAGGTAGGCGTGATTCCCGGATGGAGGTGGACGCATGACCCGGAAGGCGGTACGTGGGCGGAAATCGACGGCACGGGCGAAGACACGGACGGCCGCCCGGACGACAACCCGGACCGGCCGCAAGACGGCCAGCGCCCGCGCGTCCAAGCCCGCGACCCGCCTGCCCCGCCCGCCCCGCGTCAGCCGGGGCGACAGCCGGGGGACGTCCGCCAAGCCCGGGACACCGGTGACCCCCCGCAACGGTCAGGTCCTCGAGACCGAGGCGACGCATGAGCCGGTCCAGACCGCACAGCACGAGGACGACGAGGATTTGGACTGGCTCGGCGAGGACGAAGACCCCCGCAGTCAGATCGTCGAGGATGACGACGAGTGGGAGCCCCAGGGCGACGACGAGTGGTAACCGCTAGGGGCACGGGACCCTCCCGCACTCAGATGTGAACGGCCTGCGCGAGCAGATCGCGGCCTGCACCCGGCTTCTCGCCGACCTGGGAATCCTCGACTACAGCGGCCACGTCAGCGCGCGGCTGCCGGGACGCGACGCCTTCCTGATTCAGCCGTTCGACCAACGCCGCGCCGGGCTCGACCCCGACGACCTGTTGACGTGCGATTTCGACGGCGCCGTGCTCGCGGGCCCGGTCCGACGCGGCACGGCGGAAATCCGGCCGCCGGCGGAAGTGTATCTGCACGGTGAGATCCTGCGGGCCCGCCCGGACGTCCACGCGGTGGCGCACCTGCACGACGAGTTGAGCACCGTGTTCACGCTCGTAGAGGGTGTCGCCCTGACGGCGGTCAAGAACCACGCCGCGCGCTGGGCGGACGGCATCCCGATCCACCCCGATCCCGGGCACGTCGGCGACTCCGCGCGGGGACGCGCGGTGGCCGCGACGCTCGCGGACCATCACGCCCTGCTGATCCGCGCCCACGGCCAGGTGGTCGTGGCCGAGAGCGTACCGGCCGTCTTCGCCGACGCCGTGCACTTCGTCGAGAACGCCGCGGCGATGTATCGGGCCGCCCTCCTCGGGCGCGTGCTGCCGCTGCGCGCGGAGGAGATCAGGGACTTCCTGCGGGAGTTCGACCGTCCCCGCCACGTCGCCAAGTTGTGGCGCGACTACACCGGCCGCGGCCGGGCGCGCGGCGTGCTGCCGTCGGCCTGGAGACTCGAGGAGGACGGAGGCGCGGGACGCCGGCGGGCTACATCCCGCCCGCGGCGGTCGCGGCAATCCACCGGAAGAACCGGGTCTGCACCCACTTGACCGCCAGCACGTTGGCGATGCCGAAGAGCGAGGAAACCATGATCACCGCCAGCAGCCGGCCGGTTTCGAACGCGGACCCGAAGTGGAGCAGCAGGAAGCCGAGTCCGACGAAACTGACCTCCATCTCGCTGACGATCATGCCGATGATTGCGAGACCGGCCGAGATCCGGACGCCGGTCAGAATGTACGGCACGGCGGCGGGAAGGCTGATGCAGCGCACGATCTGCGCCTCCGACAACCCGAACGCCATGCCGACCTCCACGTAACCGCGGTTCACGTTCTTGATGCCGGCGAGGGTGTTGAGCAGCACGGGCCACAGCGTGACCAGGAAGATGAACAGGAGCCGCGCCTTGATGCTGATGCCCACCCAGATGACGAGTAGCGGGATCACGACGACCAGCGGGGTGGCGTTGAAGAAGTTGACGTACGGCGCGAGGACCGTCTCCACCGCCGCGTACCGGCCCATCAGCACCCCCAGCCCGATGCCGACGGTCAGGCCCGCGCACAGGCCCATCAACATCTCCTGAAGCGACTGCACCAGCGCCAGCTGCAGCGCCCCCCAACGGACGAGCCAGTAAAGATCCTGGGCGACCTCGGACGGCGTCGAGACGAGGATGGGGTTCAGGAACAACCCCGACAGCTGCCAGATCCCCAGCACGGCGAGGACGGCGAGGGCGGGCACGGTGTTGCGCGGAACGCGGCCCCCTCCCCGTGGGACGCCGGCGTCCCGCGCGGCGGCCCGAACGCTCACACCATCACCCCGCGGAGGACGTGGAGACGCTCGATGATGGACTCGCGGAGCGCGATGGCGCGGGGATCGGCCCGGACGTTGAACTCCCAGCGCGGATGGGGCATCCCGACGTCCAGCACCTCGGTCAGCCGGCCGGGCCCCGTCTGCATGAGCGCGATCCGGTCGGAGAGGAAGATCGCCTCGTCCACGTCATGGGTGACGAACACCACCGTCATCCCGAGCCGCCGCCACAACTTGGCGATCTCGATTTGGAGGACCTCCCGGGTAAAGTTGTCGAGGTGGCCGAAGGGCTCGTCCATCAGCAGCACCTTGGGCCGGATCGCGAGCGCGCGAGCCACGCCGACGCGCTGCTGCATGCCGCCGGACAGCGTGTACGGCGGGGCGCCGGCGACGGGCCGCAGTCCGACGAGCTCGAGGGTCTCGAGCGCCCGGCGCCGCCGCTCCTCGGGGCCGACCGCGCGCGCCACGAGGCCGATCTCCACGTTCTCCACGACCGAGCGCCACGGCAGCAGGTTGATGTCCTGAAAGACAAAGGCCATCTCCCGGGAGACGCCCTCCAGGCGCCGGCCGTCGAACACCACCTCTCCCCGCGACGGCGGGGTGATGCCGTCGATGATGCGTAGAAGGGTCGTCTTGCCGCAGCCGCTCGGCCCGACCAGGCTGAGGAATTCCCCCTCGCGGACCTCGAGGCTCACGTCCGCGAGCGCCCGCACCGCGCCGTGCACGCCGACATAATCCTTGTACACGTTCCGGACCTCGATCACGATCCCGCTCACCGGCGCTTCACCTCCGTCCCGCCGAGGTCGCGGCGATCCAGGGGAAGAGCCGGGCCTGGGTGCGCCGGAGCAGCCAGAACGCGAGCATCACCAGGGCGGTGCTCGACACGATGGCCGCGATCAGGTGACCGGTCTGAAAGTACGAGCCGTAGTTCTCGGTGAGACCTCCGAGCCCGGCCTCGCCGATTTCCTGCCCGGAGAGAATCATGCCGACGCCGGCCTGGGCCAGCGCCAGTCGGGCGCCGGCGAGAATGTAGGGCACCGCGGCCGGCAGGAAGATCTGCCGCGTGGCCTCAAACGGGCTGAGCCCGAAGGCCGCGCCGACCTCGGCGTACTGCCGGCTCACGTTCCGCACACCGCTCAGGGTGTTGATGAGCATGGTCCACAGCGAGATCACCACGATGAACGAGATGCGCGCCCAAAAGCCGATGCCGAACCAGATCTCCATGAGCGGCAGCAGCGCGATGGTCGGCGTGGCGTTGAAGAAATTGACGAACGGATCGAGGGTGCGCTCGAGCAGGTTGATCCGGCCCATCAGCACGCCGAGCGTGATCCCGAGCGTCGCCGCCACGCTGAACCCGAGGGCCATCTCGAAGGCGCTCTGGAGGAACGCCCGCGGCAGCGTGCCGGCGGCGACGAGTCCCACGAAGTCGCGCGCGACGATCGACGGCGTGGAGATGAAAATCCGGTTCAAGAACAGCCCGGACGCCTGCCACGCCGCGAACACGGCGAGGAGCGACCCGAACCGGAGCATCTCGTCCGGGCGCCATCCCGCCGCCCGCGCGCGGCGGCGGGCGGGGGCGGCCAGCACGCCGGTTGACGTCTCGCTCACCGCGGCGAACGGCTCCTAGGGTTGTCGGCGGTCCCGCGGACCGTCAATAGGCGCTCTCGTGGCTCTTGAACTGCTTGACGGCGGCGCTCCAGGGCGCCACGACCGCCCACTGCAGAAGCGGCCGGTCGCCCTCCCCTTTGATCTGGCCCTTCTTCATCGCGAAATCGTAGTTGAGCTTCAGCGTCGGCAGCGCCATGCCGCTGCCGTCGTCCGGCCACGGCTTGGCCTTTGCGAGGGAATCGTAGGCTCCCCCGGCCACTTCCTCGCTGTTGGAGTGCTTCGTGTAGTCCTGGGCGTACCGGACCCACGCCGCCCGGTCGGTGTCGAAGACTTTGGCCGCGCTCAGCCAGGCGAGGTCCAGCGCTTCCGCCGTCCCCGGATTCGCCTTGAGCCATGCCGGCGTGGCGCAAAAATAGCTGTCCGCGTACCAGGGCGCGATGTCCGCGGTCGCGCCGAGCACGTTGAAGTGGCCGGTCTTGTTGAGCTTCAGCAGGCCGTCCGCGTGAATGAACGCCGCGTCGACCCGGCCGAGCAGCATCTGGTTCACGGAGGCGCTGCTGGATCCCGTCAGGTCGATGCGGACGTCGGGGCGGGTCAGGTGAACCTGGGCGAGCGCGTTGTCGAGCAGGAAGTTGTCGGTCGAAGCGTCGGTGGCGATCGCGATCAGGTGACCCTTCAGTTGCCCGAGGCTCGACAAGGTCTTGGAGACCATCACGTAGTCGACGTGCACCTGGTTGTTGCCGAAGATGTCCAGGCCGGCGTTCAGGCAGGTGGGCATCGGCCCGGCCGTCGCGTTGAGCTGGCCGCTCACGACCGCCAGCTCCGTCGTGTTGCTGTTGCCGAGCTGAAGATCGGCGTTGGCGCCCCACTGCTTCAACTTCTGCACAGCAATGTAGACGACGGTGTCGGCGAGGTGGGTATCGCCCGCGGCGTTGCCCATGTGCACCGTAAGCCCGCGCAGGGCAGGCGTACCGTCGGCGTTGAACACGAGCGCGGCGGGCGACGAGACCCCCGCGGCGCCGGCGCCAGTTCCCGCCGCGGCCAGCGCCAGCGCGCACACGGCGGCGGCGGCGAACAGCCCCGTCCTGATTCTCGCTGTTGCGGATCTTCTCATCGGCGTCCACCCCCTGGAGAAGGTTCCGCCGGCGCCGGGCTCTCCGGCTTTCGAGCCCGTGCCGGGCCGGGCTTCCGATCCATGAACGAGGCCGGTTCGGAGGAGGTTCGATCCGGACGCGGCACACCCTTCGTGGCGCGGCGCGCGCCGGACGGGACGGGCCCGAGTCCCCGACCCAACGGACTTCAGGCTCGCGATTTGAAGGCGGCGGCGTGTTGCCGGAATCGCGGCATGACCGCCGTGGCCAGCAGTTCCATCGAGCGGCGCCACAACTCCGGCTGATCCCAATCGTGCCCGGTCACGAGCAGCGCGCCGAAGTGACCGATCTCGTCTCGGAGCGCCACCAGTTGGTCCAGGACGCGGTCCGGACTGCCGGCGATGACCTGCGCGCGCTTGATCCCGTCCACCGTGACGGCACCGTCCGGCATCTCCAGGTCCGGCTTGATCATGAACAGGGCCTTTCGGCCGACCCCGAAACTGTGGCGGAAGAACTCGTAGTAGTACGACAGCCCGTTGTCCGGATCGGTCAGATACGCCTCCGCCGCCGCGTTCGTGTCGGTGACGAGCACGCACCGGGCGACACGCCAGACGCAGGGGTCCGGCCGCCGGCCGGCCTGCTCGCAGCCTTCAGCATAGCGTTCCCAGTGGCTCCGCAGATACCGGCGGTTAAAGAAGTTGCCGGAGATCGGAATCCATCCCCGCTCCCCCGCGGCCCGCGCACTGGCCGAGTTGGGCGTCACGATGGAGAGGGCGATCGGCGGGTGGGGCCGCTGATAGGGCCGCAGCGCCCATCCGACCTTGAACTCCGGCCAAATCCCCTCCCGCAGGGCGATCGTCCACGCGTCGCCGCGGAGGTCGTAGGGCGGATCCTGCGTCCACAGCCTCAGAATCATCTCGACGGCTTCCGTCAGCATGCGCGTGCGGGCCTCGGCATCTGTGACGCCGAAGGCCTCCAGGTCGCTCACGAGCCCGCCCGAACCGACGCCCATGATGAACCGTCCGCGGCACAGATGATCGAACTGCGCGGCCCGCGCCGCCGCGCTGAGCGGATGCGTCTGGGGCAGGTTCAGGACACCGGTGCCGAACCGAATGGCGGGTGCCCGCTCGAGCACCGTCGCGAAGAACATCAGCGGATCGCTGATGCACTCCGTCCACGACGTGAAGTGCTCGCCGACGAAGACCTCGGTGAACCCGAGCCGGTCGGCCAGCACGACGGCCTCACGGTCTTCCTCGAGGACCGCGGCGTAGTTCCGGCTCGGATGGTGAAACGGCATCATGAACAGACCGAGCTCGACGTTCACGGCACCCTCCGCGACGGCCACGCGGTCCTAGTTTACAACGAGGACGGGATTCCCTCCGGCCGCCGCATCCGGCCGATCATCCTTCGCGCTCGACGGCCTGCCGGAGCCGCGCAAAGTCGTCCGGCGTGTCCACGTCCCACGCCTCGTCCGGCGCCAGCACCACCTCGGCCGCGCGATCCGGCCGCCCCGCGGCGAGGCCCCGCGCCCCGGTATCCCCGGTGAGCGCCGCCGCCTCCGCGAACAACGGGCGCGCGATCAGTGCCGGGACACCGGCGACGTCGCCGTACCGCGACAGGATCATGTCCTTCCCGGTCGCGCGGCGGGCCGCGATCAGACGGTCGATCGCGGGCGCGCCGACGCGGGGCTGATCGCCGAGCAACACGACGGCGGCCTCGCAGTCCGGAGGAAGCGCCGCGATCCCGGCCGCGAGCGACGTCCCCATCCCGTCGGCGTAGCGTGGGTTGTGCACGACCGCCGCGCCGAGGGATTCCGCTTCACGCCGCACGGCGTCGGCCCGCGCGCCCGTCACAACGAAGACGGCGTCGCATTGAGACGCCCGCGCCGCGGCGATCACGTGCGCGAGCAGCGTCCGGCCGGCGAGGGACAGCAAAACCTTGGGCCGGCCCATGCGTGTGGATTGTCCCGCCGCAAGGACGATCGCCGCGATCACGTTACGCCCGGAACGCGCCGGCCCACGCCGCGGGCCCGTACGGGCTCACGCCGTAGGCGCGTGGATGGGACCGCCGCGTTCCCGCAGGGACGCGATCTGCCGTGCGTTCCGCAGTGCGAGAATCTCCGCGAGAATGCTGAGGGCGATTTCCTCGGGCGACTCCGCGCCGAGGTCCACCCCGACCGGGCCGAAGAGCCGCGCGCGCTTCGCCTCGTCGACCGTCACTCCCTCGCGGGCGAGGTCGGCGAGCAGCCGGTCGGTCCGCGCCCGCGGTCCGAGCAGGCCGATGTACCGGGCCGGGGTCTCGAGCAGCCCGCGCAGCAGTGTCCGGTCGTGGAGAAAGTTGTGCGTCATCACGACGACGAACGTGTCGCGGTCGATGCGGACCTTGCGGGGCACGTCCGCGTCGTCGGCCAGCACGACTTCGTCCGCGCCCGGAAAGCGCGCGCGCGTCGCATAGGCCGGCCGGCTGTCGGCCACCATCACCCACCAGCCGAGTTCGTGCGCGAGCCGAACGACCGGGATCACGTCGTGCCCGGCGCCGCAGATCAGGAGCGGGAGCGGCGGCACCAGGACTTCCACAAACACGTCGGCGGACCCGCGGGGACCCTCGAGCGTGACCACGGCCGACTTGTGTGCGTCGAGCTGCGTCCGCGCCGCGGTCACGGCGCGCGCGTCGAGGGCCGGATCGCCGAGGGAGCCCTCGGGCGCGCCGTCCTCCGCGAGGTAGAGCCGGGCCCCGGGAGTCAGGCCGTCCGGTCCGGCGATCAACGTCGCGAGCACGAGCGTCTGGCGCTCGTCGATCGCCCGGCGCAGGCGCGCCAGCAGATCGCCCGGCACCGGCTCGATCAACACGTCGATGGCGCCGTTGCAACCCAGTCCGAGCCCCCACACCGCGTCGTCGTCCGACGTGAGATCGTACTGCGCGAGGCGGGTGCGGCCGGTCGCGAGGACGTCCCGCGCGATCTCGGCGATGTCGCCCTCCAGGCAGCCGCCGCTGACCGACCCGACGGTGCCGCCGTCCGCGCGAATCAGCAGCCGCGCGCCCTCCCGGCGGTACGTGGACCCGCGCACGCGGATGACGGTGCCGAGCGCGGCCCGCTCTCCGCGGGCCTGCGCCTCGGCCAGCGCATCGAGGATGTCCCGCAACTCCCTCATGCCACCCCTCCTCGCGCTATCTCGCGCTGGCGGGCGCGCGCGCCGGCGCCCGCCGGACCCCCCGCGCGCCACGGGGCCGGCGGAGGTGCCGTTCCAGCACGCGCAGGCTGGCGAGATTGTGGGCCGAGGCGAAGACGTCCACGAACGGCAGCGCGGCCGCCATCCCCTGAGTCACCGGCTCGTACCCGGGGCTGCCAAGCAGCGGGTTGAGCCAGATGACCTTGCCCGCCCGCGCCCGCAGCACGCGCATCGCCGACACCAGGACGTCGAGATCACCGGTGTCCCAGCCGTCGCTCGCCACCACGACGATCGTCCGGCCGTCTACCAGCGATCCGTACTGCTCGTTGAAGGTCCTTAGCGACGCGCCGATCTTCGTTCCGCCCGACCAGTCCGGCACGTAGCGCGACGCCTCCGCGAGCGCCCGGCGGATGTCGCGGTGCGCGAGTGCGTCGGTCACCCGCGTCAGCGACGTGCTGAAGAGGAACGACTCGACGCGCCCCACCACGCCCTGCAGCGCGTAGACGAACTGCACCAGGAACCGGCTGTAGACGTCCATCGAGCCGCTGACGTCGCAGAGCAGCACGATCCGGACCTTGCGGATCTTCCGGCGGCGCCAGACCAGCGCGGCGGCGTCCCCGCCGTACTGCAGGCTGCGCCGCATGGTGCGGCGGAGGTCGACGAGCTCGCCGCGACGCGCGGCGCGCATCCGCCGGGAGAGCCGCATCGCGATGCGGCGGGCGATGCGCATGATGAGCTCGGTGATGGCCTCGAGGTCGTCCGCGGCGAACGCGCTGAAGTCCTTGGCGGCGCGGAGCTCGGCGGGGCTGTACGCGGGCACGGAGCGCTCGTCCTCGGACGGACTGCCTTCCTCCGCCCAATCGGTGATCGCGACGTCGCCGCGCGCGGCCTCCGGCGCGGCGCCGGCGGCGTCGGTCTCGGCCGCGTCCTCGTCCGGTGAGGGCATCACCGGCCCGAACGCCGGGGCCTGCCAGAAGCGCTCGAATTCCTCATCGAACGCCGGCAGGTCTTCCGCGCGCGAGCAGAGCACGGTGCGCAGCGCGAGACGCACCGCGTCGCGGTCCGCGACGTCGATCGTCTCGAGTGAGGCGAGCGCGAGGCCGATCTCGGCCGGGCCGACGAGCAGGCCCCGGCCGCGCAGCCGCCGCCCGAAGAGCGTCAGGTTTGCTGCGAGGCTGCCGGGGCGCGCCCAGCGCAGCGGGGGATCAGCGCTGGGGAAGCTGGGCTGCCAGCGAGGTGGTTCGCTCGGGCGTCCATCCATCGCCGCTCGCCTCCGCCGTCTCCACCGCGTCGAGGATCGGACGCAGATACTGCGTCCGTACGCGGACGAGGTCCTCCTGATCCTTGCATAGGCAGCCGAGCGTTTCCGTGATCGCCTGCGGGTCGAGGTGATCGCGGTGGAGCGCCATCAGGGCGGCGCTCCAGTCGAGCGTCTCGGCGACGCCCGGCACCTTGTCCAGCGGCGCATGGCGCACCAGCTG is part of the bacterium genome and encodes:
- a CDS encoding ABC transporter permease, producing the protein MSETSTGVLAAPARRRARAAGWRPDEMLRFGSLLAVFAAWQASGLFLNRIFISTPSIVARDFVGLVAAGTLPRAFLQSAFEMALGFSVAATLGITLGVLMGRINLLERTLDPFVNFFNATPTIALLPLMEIWFGIGFWARISFIVVISLWTMLINTLSGVRNVSRQYAEVGAAFGLSPFEATRQIFLPAAVPYILAGARLALAQAGVGMILSGQEIGEAGLGGLTENYGSYFQTGHLIAAIVSSTALVMLAFWLLRRTQARLFPWIAATSAGRR
- a CDS encoding VWA domain-containing protein, which codes for MDGRPSEPPRWQPSFPSADPPLRWARPGSLAANLTLFGRRLRGRGLLVGPAEIGLALASLETIDVADRDAVRLALRTVLCSRAEDLPAFDEEFERFWQAPAFGPVMPSPDEDAAETDAAGAAPEAARGDVAITDWAEEGSPSEDERSVPAYSPAELRAAKDFSAFAADDLEAITELIMRIARRIAMRLSRRMRAARRGELVDLRRTMRRSLQYGGDAAALVWRRRKIRKVRIVLLCDVSGSMDVYSRFLVQFVYALQGVVGRVESFLFSTSLTRVTDALAHRDIRRALAEASRYVPDWSGGTKIGASLRTFNEQYGSLVDGRTIVVVASDGWDTGDLDVLVSAMRVLRARAGKVIWLNPLLGSPGYEPVTQGMAAALPFVDVFASAHNLASLRVLERHLRRPRGARGVRRAPARAPASAR
- a CDS encoding XdhC family protein, which gives rise to MRELRDILDALAEAQARGERAALGTVIRVRGSTYRREGARLLIRADGGTVGSVSGGCLEGDIAEIARDVLATGRTRLAQYDLTSDDDAVWGLGLGCNGAIDVLIEPVPGDLLARLRRAIDERQTLVLATLIAGPDGLTPGARLYLAEDGAPEGSLGDPALDARAVTAARTQLDAHKSAVVTLEGPRGSADVFVEVLVPPLPLLICGAGHDVIPVVRLAHELGWWVMVADSRPAYATRARFPGADEVVLADDADVPRKVRIDRDTFVVVMTHNFLHDRTLLRGLLETPARYIGLLGPRARTDRLLADLAREGVTVDEAKRARLFGPVGVDLGAESPEEIALSILAEILALRNARQIASLRERGGPIHAPTA
- a CDS encoding nucleotidyltransferase family protein, producing MIAAIVLAAGQSTRMGRPKVLLSLAGRTLLAHVIAAARASQCDAVFVVTGARADAVRREAESLGAAVVHNPRYADGMGTSLAAGIAALPPDCEAAVVLLGDQPRVGAPAIDRLIAARRATGKDMILSRYGDVAGVPALIARPLFAEAAALTGDTGARGLAAGRPDRAAEVVLAPDEAWDVDTPDDFARLRQAVEREG
- a CDS encoding LLM class flavin-dependent oxidoreductase translates to MNVELGLFMMPFHHPSRNYAAVLEEDREAVVLADRLGFTEVFVGEHFTSWTECISDPLMFFATVLERAPAIRFGTGVLNLPQTHPLSAAARAAQFDHLCRGRFIMGVGSGGLVSDLEAFGVTDAEARTRMLTEAVEMILRLWTQDPPYDLRGDAWTIALREGIWPEFKVGWALRPYQRPHPPIALSIVTPNSASARAAGERGWIPISGNFFNRRYLRSHWERYAEGCEQAGRRPDPCVWRVARCVLVTDTNAAAEAYLTDPDNGLSYYYEFFRHSFGVGRKALFMIKPDLEMPDGAVTVDGIKRAQVIAGSPDRVLDQLVALRDEIGHFGALLVTGHDWDQPELWRRSMELLATAVMPRFRQHAAAFKSRA